One part of the Solanum dulcamara chromosome 8, daSolDulc1.2, whole genome shotgun sequence genome encodes these proteins:
- the LOC129898792 gene encoding uncharacterized protein LOC129898792, which translates to MVTDDEQRRYERFRKMDPPQFQGGKTEDAHEFLTMCRELLEAVGLAETHGVRYTTLQLRGPAREWWRVYTSSRPVGSPQMTWDEFASAFYDRFIPWSVKEESRLRFENLRQEGLTVVEYETRFYQLSRHAMAVLPDETERIRRFVRGLNYTIRTAVFRPAREGASFQSIVGAAKEAELMEREEFGDPKRARASGQFSGTSSGGRGSYRGGGSFQRRGPVHASMPASEDGQTPRGSYSTGHSYPGSQQRPMSRGSYTSSAGSSQRFSHGRVCYTCGDPDHLSWQCTSQGRGGTQPSSSVSVRGPAPPVRGRGRAQTSRGGRTPGRGASDAIVPQGGGRGVGQVGGGRGAQCYAFPGRPEAEASNAVITVELGPDLTFEEKPIAILDRQIRKLRTKEIASVKVQWNHRSVGEATWETEADMRARYPHLFESSGIFLYFMFGDEHDF; encoded by the exons ATGGTGACTGACGACGAGCAACGCCGATATGAGAGGTTCCGAAAAATGGACCCCCCACAGTTTCAGGGTGGAAAGACTGAGGATGCACACGAGTTCTTGACCATGTGCCGAGAGTTGTTGGAGGCAGTAGGGTTAGCTGAGACTCATGGAGTTCGTTATACTACACTACAGTTACGTGGACCagccagagagtggtggagagtgtatACGAGTTCCAGACCAGTTGGGTCACCccagatgacttgggatgagtttgctagtgccttttatgaccgTTTCATCCCCTGGAGTGTGAAGGAAGAGAGCCGATTacggtttgagaatttgaggcagGAAGGACTTACAGTTGTTGAATATGAGACTCGTTTCTACCAGTTGTCCAGACATGCTATGGCTGTCCTTCCTGATGAGACAGAGCGGATTCGCAGATTTGTGCGAGGACTGAACTATACTATTCGTACAGCAGTTTTTCGACCGGCCCGTGAGGGCGCTTCTTTCCAGTCCATTGTGGGTGCTGCCAAGGAGGcagagttgatggagagagaggagttcggggaccccaagagggcccgtGCGTCTGGTCAGTTTTCGGGtacctcatctggaggtagagggtcctaCAGAGGAGGTGGTTCCTTTCAGCGTAGAGGACCAGTTCATGCATCTATGCCAGCTTCTGAGGATGGTCAGACACCTCGTGGGTCCTACAGTACAGGTCATAGTTACCCGGGGTCACAACAGAGGCCGATGAGCCGGGGTAGTTATACAAGTTCTGCAGGTTCATCGCAGAGGTTTTCGCACGGAAGAGTATGTTATACTTGTGGTGATCCAGATCATCTTTCATGGCAGTGTACATCTCAGGGTCGAGGAGGAACCCAGCCTAGTTCTTCAGTTTCAGTTAGAGGACCAGCGCCGCCGGtcagaggtcgaggtagagcccagactagtagaggtggtcGCACTCCTGGTAGGGGTGCTAGTGATGCTATAGTCCCTCAGggaggaggtagaggtgttgggCAGGTCGGAGGTGGTAGGGGAgctcagtgttatgcttttccagggagacccgaggctgaggcttccAACGCCGTTATCACAG tggagttgggtccagacTTGACATTTGAGGAGAAGCCTATAGCCATTTTAGATAGGCAGATtcgtaagcttagaaccaaggagatagcttcagtgaaggtacaatggaatcaccgttcagtcggagaggcgacttgggagacaGAGGCTGATATGCGTGCCAGATATCCCCATCTTTTTGAATCTTCAGGTATAttcctttactttatgttcggggacgaacatgatttttag
- the LOC129898809 gene encoding uncharacterized protein LOC129898809 — protein MIVVVATAEVVSTTAKNIVVTTIAAAIIVATTIAIAAITSTRGERADDYGGKRVVGNNEGGGGDCYNGDDGGEGGGNDDGRGGESCGGGGDGKTDSYGKEENSDGDRGGKRGESGVDGGRKGRIDGGGGDDENGGGDKSGRLRRQKDGEAWVGGMGGWMSEWTFM, from the exons ATGATAGTTGTTGTAGCAACTGCTGAAGTTGTTTCAACAACTGCTAAAAATATTGTAGTAACTACGATAGCTGCTGCGATAATTGTTGCAACAACTATCGCAATTGCTGCAATAACTTCAACA CGAGGTGAAAGAGCGGATGATTATGGCGGCAAAAGAGTTGTTGGTAACAACGAAGGTGGAGGTGGTGATTGTTATAACGGCGACGATGGAGGAGAAGGAGGTGGCAACGATGAtggtagaggaggagaaagttgtggtggtggtggagaTGGAAAAACTGATAGTTATGgtaaagaagaaaatagtgaTGGTGATAGAGGAGGAAAAAGAGGAGAAAGTGGTGTTGATGGAGGAAGAAAAGGAAGAATTGATGGTGGCGGAGGTGATGACGAGAACGGTGGCGGTGACAAAAGTGGGAGATTGCGGCGGCAGAAGGATGGGGAGGCGTGGGTGGGTGGCATGGGAGGGTGGATGAGTGAGTGGACCTTTATgtaa